A region of Lycium barbarum isolate Lr01 chromosome 1, ASM1917538v2, whole genome shotgun sequence DNA encodes the following proteins:
- the LOC132634504 gene encoding uncharacterized protein LOC132634504 isoform X2 → MEKGKSKSKSSSSTPITLDQFISTMAPLIDLEKDAEISVSMSSAETRSLESAQKKGSTILNLKCVDIQTGLMGKTLLEFQSNKGDILPPHKFGTHDVVVLKPNKADLGSPALGQGVVYRLKDSSITVAFDDVPEEGLNNPLRLEKLANEVTYRRLKDTLIQLSKGVLKGPASDLVPVLFGERPPTMSKKDVNFSPLNRNLDHSQKDAISKALSSKDVFLLHGPPGTGKTTTVVEIILQEVKRGSKILACAASNIAVDNIVERLVPHGVKLVRVGHPARMLPQILDSALDAQVLRGDNSGLANDIRKEMKALNGRLLKAKDRNAKRDIRRELKSLSKEEHKRQQLAVTDVLKNADVVLTTLTGALTKKLDGLSFDVVIIDEAAQALEIACWIALLKGSRCILAGDHLQLPPTIQSVEAEKKGLGKTLFERLADLYGDEITSMLTVQYRMHELIMNWSSGELYDNKIEAHSSVASHMLYHLEDVKKSPSTESALLLVDTAGHATHCLSSLIFWRHSSLPFQITS, encoded by the exons ATGGAGAAAGGGAAAAGCAAGAGCAAGTCCTCCTCAAGTACCCCTATAACACTCGACCAATTCATTTCCACCATGGCCCCTTTAATTGATTTGGAAAAG GATGCTGAAATATCAGTTTCCATGAGCTCTGCTGAGACGAGGAGTTTGGAATCTGCTCAGAAGAAGGGCTCCACTATTCTTAATTTGAAGTGTGTTGATATCCAG ACAGGGTTAATGGGCAAGACACTTCTGGAGTTTCAATCAAACAAAGGGGACATCCTTCCGCCTCACAAG TTTGGCACTCATGACGTTGTTGTTCTGAAACCAAACAAAGCTGATTTAGGCTCTCCTGCACTTGGACAGGGAGTTGTCTACAGACTAAAG GACTCATCTATTACTGTTGCTTTTGATGATGTCCCGGAAGAGGGTCTGAATAATCCGTTACGCCTTGAGAAACTGGCAAATGAG GTGACCTACCGTCGGCTGAAGGACACATTGATACAATTGAGTAAAGGTGTGCTGAAGGGCCCTGCCTCTGACTTAGTTCCTGTTCTTTTTGGGGAGAGACCACCAACAATGTCGAAGAAGGATGTCAATTTCTCTCCTTTAAATCGCAACCTTGATCACTCGCAG AAAGATGCCATTTCGAAGGCACTTTCATCCAAGGATGTATTTTTGCTGCACGGGCCTCCTGGAACTGGGAAAACGACCACTGTTGTTGAGATAATTTTGCAGGAAGTCAAACGTGGTTCAAAGATTCTCGCTTGCGCTGCTTCAAATATTGCCGTTGATAACATTGTTGAGAGACTTGTTCCACATGG AGTGAAATTGGTGAGAGTGGGACATCCTGCACGTATGCTCCCACAAATATTAGATAGCGCTCTTGATGCTCAG GTTCTGCGCGGTGATAACAGTGGTCTTGCAAATGACATCCGCAAGGAGATGAAG GCATTGAATGGGAGATTATTAAAAGCTAAAGATAGAAATGCAAAGAGGGACATCAGGAGGGAGCTCAAGTCTCTTTCCAAAGAAGAGCATAAAAGGCAGCAGCTAGCAGTAACAGATGTTCTTAAGAATGCAGATGTAGTGCTGACAACATTGACTGGGGCACTGACCAAAAAGTTGGATGGCTTATCATTTGATGTGGTTATTATTGATGAAGCTGCTCAGGCGCTGGAAATAGCATGCTGGATTGCTTTATTGAAG GGTTCAAGGTGTATATTGGCTGGAGATCATCTCCAGCTCCCTCCAACCATTCAAAGTGTAGAAGCTGAGAAGAAAGGACTGGGAAAGACACTTTTCGAGCGTTTAGCAGATTTATATGGAGATGAAATCACGTCTATGCTCACTGTTCAGTACCGCATGCATGAACTGATTATGAACTGGTCATCTGGAGAACTGTATGATAATAAG ATTGAAGCCCATTCAAGTGTTGCTAGCCATATGCTATATCACCTTGAGGATGTGAAGAAATCACCTTCTACAGAATCAGCGCTTCTGCTCGTAGACACAGCTGGGCATGCTACTCACTGTCTCTCCTCTCTCATTTTTTGGCGTCATTCTTCTCTCCCATTTCAAATAACTTCTTAA
- the LOC132634504 gene encoding uncharacterized protein LOC132634504 isoform X1, with amino-acid sequence MEKGKSKSKSSSSTPITLDQFISTMAPLIDLEKDAEISVSMSSAETRSLESAQKKGSTILNLKCVDIQTGLMGKTLLEFQSNKGDILPPHKFGTHDVVVLKPNKADLGSPALGQGVVYRLKDSSITVAFDDVPEEGLNNPLRLEKLANEVTYRRLKDTLIQLSKGVLKGPASDLVPVLFGERPPTMSKKDVNFSPLNRNLDHSQKDAISKALSSKDVFLLHGPPGTGKTTTVVEIILQEVKRGSKILACAASNIAVDNIVERLVPHGVKLVRVGHPARMLPQILDSALDAQVLRGDNSGLANDIRKEMKALNGRLLKAKDRNAKRDIRRELKSLSKEEHKRQQLAVTDVLKNADVVLTTLTGALTKKLDGLSFDVVIIDEAAQALEIACWIALLKGSRCILAGDHLQLPPTIQSVEAEKKGLGKTLFERLADLYGDEITSMLTVQYRMHELIMNWSSGELYDNKIEAHSSVASHMLYHLEDVKKSPSTESALLLVDTAGCDMEEKKDEEDSTLNEGEAEVAIAHAKRLVESGVRASDIGLITPYAAQVVYLKTLKSKEDKLKEMEISTVDGFQGREKEAIIISMVRSNSKKEVGFLSDKRRMNVAVTRARRECCLVCDTETVSGDKFLKRLIEYFEEHGEYLSASEY; translated from the exons ATGGAGAAAGGGAAAAGCAAGAGCAAGTCCTCCTCAAGTACCCCTATAACACTCGACCAATTCATTTCCACCATGGCCCCTTTAATTGATTTGGAAAAG GATGCTGAAATATCAGTTTCCATGAGCTCTGCTGAGACGAGGAGTTTGGAATCTGCTCAGAAGAAGGGCTCCACTATTCTTAATTTGAAGTGTGTTGATATCCAG ACAGGGTTAATGGGCAAGACACTTCTGGAGTTTCAATCAAACAAAGGGGACATCCTTCCGCCTCACAAG TTTGGCACTCATGACGTTGTTGTTCTGAAACCAAACAAAGCTGATTTAGGCTCTCCTGCACTTGGACAGGGAGTTGTCTACAGACTAAAG GACTCATCTATTACTGTTGCTTTTGATGATGTCCCGGAAGAGGGTCTGAATAATCCGTTACGCCTTGAGAAACTGGCAAATGAG GTGACCTACCGTCGGCTGAAGGACACATTGATACAATTGAGTAAAGGTGTGCTGAAGGGCCCTGCCTCTGACTTAGTTCCTGTTCTTTTTGGGGAGAGACCACCAACAATGTCGAAGAAGGATGTCAATTTCTCTCCTTTAAATCGCAACCTTGATCACTCGCAG AAAGATGCCATTTCGAAGGCACTTTCATCCAAGGATGTATTTTTGCTGCACGGGCCTCCTGGAACTGGGAAAACGACCACTGTTGTTGAGATAATTTTGCAGGAAGTCAAACGTGGTTCAAAGATTCTCGCTTGCGCTGCTTCAAATATTGCCGTTGATAACATTGTTGAGAGACTTGTTCCACATGG AGTGAAATTGGTGAGAGTGGGACATCCTGCACGTATGCTCCCACAAATATTAGATAGCGCTCTTGATGCTCAG GTTCTGCGCGGTGATAACAGTGGTCTTGCAAATGACATCCGCAAGGAGATGAAG GCATTGAATGGGAGATTATTAAAAGCTAAAGATAGAAATGCAAAGAGGGACATCAGGAGGGAGCTCAAGTCTCTTTCCAAAGAAGAGCATAAAAGGCAGCAGCTAGCAGTAACAGATGTTCTTAAGAATGCAGATGTAGTGCTGACAACATTGACTGGGGCACTGACCAAAAAGTTGGATGGCTTATCATTTGATGTGGTTATTATTGATGAAGCTGCTCAGGCGCTGGAAATAGCATGCTGGATTGCTTTATTGAAG GGTTCAAGGTGTATATTGGCTGGAGATCATCTCCAGCTCCCTCCAACCATTCAAAGTGTAGAAGCTGAGAAGAAAGGACTGGGAAAGACACTTTTCGAGCGTTTAGCAGATTTATATGGAGATGAAATCACGTCTATGCTCACTGTTCAGTACCGCATGCATGAACTGATTATGAACTGGTCATCTGGAGAACTGTATGATAATAAG ATTGAAGCCCATTCAAGTGTTGCTAGCCATATGCTATATCACCTTGAGGATGTGAAGAAATCACCTTCTACAGAATCAGCGCTTCTGCTCGTAGACACAGCTGG GTGTGACATGGAAGAAAAAAAGGATGAGGAAGATAGCACATTAAATGAAGGTGAAGCTGAGGTTGCCATTGCCCATGCAAAGAGACTAGTCGAAAGCGGAGTCCGAGCTTCTGATATTGGACTAATCACTCCTTATGCGGCACAG GTCGTTTACTTGAAAACGCTCAAAAGCAAAGAAGACAAATTAAAAGAAATGGAGATTTCAACTGTTGATGGTTTCCAGGGCCGAGAAAAAGAAGCTATTATTATTTCTATGGTCCGGTCAAACTCAAAGAAGGAG GTGGGATTTCTTAGTGACAAAAGGAGAATGAATGTTGCTGTGACACGAGCAAGGAGAGAGTGCTGCCTTGTATGTGATACTGAGACAGTCAGTGGTGATAAATTCTTGAAGAGGTTGATTGAGTACTTTGAGGAGCACGGTGAATATTTGAGTGCTTCAGAGTACTGA